The following coding sequences are from one Aliarcobacter skirrowii CCUG 10374 window:
- a CDS encoding CZB domain-containing protein — translation MYKNNLYQLIFGNPNNFKAVDHTQCRLGQWYNTGLGKQEFSFVASYKGLDNPHAVVHKEANILAKECSGNEISCSKELIEEKIELVENASEKVFVYLDKILEEKNNAVMKDAATKLFNKGAKNGK, via the coding sequence ATTTATAAAAACAATCTATATCAATTGATTTTTGGAAATCCAAATAACTTTAAAGCAGTTGATCATACGCAGTGTAGATTAGGTCAATGGTATAATACAGGACTTGGAAAACAAGAGTTTAGCTTTGTGGCTTCATATAAAGGTTTAGATAATCCTCACGCAGTTGTACACAAAGAGGCAAATATTTTAGCAAAAGAGTGTTCAGGAAATGAGATATCTTGTTCAAAAGAACTAATTGAAGAGAAGATAGAGTTAGTTGAAAATGCTAGTGAAAAAGTGTTTGTATATTTAGATAAAATTTTGGAAGAGAAAAACAATGCAGTTATGAAAGATGCTGCAACAAAATTATTTAATAAAGGAGCAAAAAATGGAAAATAG
- a CDS encoding response regulator — translation MENRKFSIAIVDDETEILDLLNRFLSRNPKFKVSSFSNPLTFLTSNDSSKYDLVLLDIMMPQMNGIDVLEKIRDKGEDQKVIMMTAYSTLDKVLKSHKEGATHYIMKPFSSLEALEKQVLEILNEN, via the coding sequence ATGGAAAATAGAAAATTTAGTATAGCAATAGTTGATGATGAAACAGAGATTTTAGATCTTTTAAATAGATTTTTAAGTAGAAATCCAAAATTCAAAGTTTCATCTTTTTCAAATCCTCTTACATTTTTAACTAGCAATGATAGTTCAAAATATGATTTAGTGCTTTTAGATATTATGATGCCACAAATGAATGGAATTGATGTTTTAGAAAAAATTAGAGACAAAGGCGAAGATCAAAAAGTTATTATGATGACAGCATATTCAACTTTAGATAAAGTTCTAAAATCTCATAAAGAGGGGGCAACTCACTATATAATGAAACCATTTAGTTCTCTTGAAGCTTTGGAGAAACAAGTATTAGAAATACTAAATGAGAATTAA
- a CDS encoding PAS domain-containing protein, translated as MNKIRYVILFFLVVITIIFSLNYLKNSDFEKVNLQIKDKILKDYELLLKELEDTAEFVYFTEIIKSNKIVDIISSEKNEMRLKNLLYDAIEAEYSYYTTLGVFDISFYSVDGVQILNFKDPLTISLIEKVINSKKEQKAYKNISDEGYLVFSKPIFDKNLNLISIMNIEFDLDLVLEKLEQNSSQFKFKKLFASKLQEEDFSLYLTNKNSIKKLEKAFENRENKTFVVKKDGNKNVLTFAFVSYLEFYQDSLYLVYYNKSDKKIAKIDDFYGYLLISFSIFVVILIFILAYLLQIKRKKDILQLKYDELSNIIDNHILKIDFDLDGKITSASKAFCKSSGYSKDEIIGKNIDLLRHDDVSENFYKKLKKDLEILHTWQGEIKNRDKFGNTYWVRLKIFSIYDIKNRHIGYSSIRTDITDTKQLEKMNKLLKEDLSNRLNELRLLDKDIKDDAKISFLSKIMDSISHQWQQSISKISYELDRASDEKNFDENSIEILQSRVKKELHNLSFILNDTKKIFNFSSERRANLSSVLTSINHNLKQNLKNLNTNLSFDIDESIDLQISSFELKSIIQNIILFILDQINTYDIKKANIKISTTIILDEITIKITEDIENEAKREFLDDILNKIDDTYLDSQIHLAKLLIDKNRAIFWCKNSEKETTYYIKIKKAK; from the coding sequence ATGAATAAAATAAGGTATGTGATACTCTTTTTTTTAGTAGTAATTACAATTATATTTTCATTAAACTATTTAAAAAATAGTGATTTTGAAAAAGTAAATTTACAAATCAAAGATAAGATATTAAAAGATTATGAACTTCTATTAAAAGAGCTTGAAGATACCGCTGAATTTGTCTATTTTACAGAGATTATTAAAAGTAATAAAATTGTTGATATTATAAGTAGTGAAAAAAATGAGATGAGGCTTAAAAATCTTCTTTATGATGCAATTGAAGCTGAATACTCATATTATACTACTTTGGGAGTTTTTGATATTAGTTTTTATAGTGTTGATGGTGTTCAAATTTTAAATTTCAAAGATCCACTTACTATTTCACTAATTGAGAAAGTTATAAATAGTAAAAAAGAGCAAAAAGCATATAAAAATATCTCAGATGAGGGATATTTGGTCTTTTCAAAACCAATATTTGATAAAAATTTAAACCTCATATCTATAATGAACATAGAGTTTGATTTAGATTTGGTTTTGGAAAAACTTGAACAAAACTCATCACAATTTAAATTTAAAAAACTATTTGCATCTAAACTACAAGAAGAAGATTTCTCTTTATATTTAACAAATAAAAATAGTATAAAAAAATTAGAAAAAGCTTTTGAAAATAGAGAAAATAAGACATTTGTTGTTAAAAAAGATGGCAATAAAAATGTTTTAACTTTTGCATTTGTATCATATTTAGAGTTTTATCAAGACTCTTTGTATTTGGTTTATTATAATAAATCAGATAAAAAAATTGCAAAGATAGATGATTTTTATGGCTACTTACTTATCTCTTTTAGTATATTTGTTGTTATTTTGATTTTCATTTTGGCATATTTATTACAAATAAAAAGAAAAAAAGATATTTTGCAACTAAAATATGATGAGCTTTCAAATATTATTGATAACCATATTTTAAAAATAGATTTTGATTTAGATGGAAAAATAACAAGTGCTTCAAAAGCATTTTGCAAAAGTTCTGGTTACTCAAAGGATGAGATAATTGGAAAAAATATTGATCTTTTAAGACATGATGATGTATCTGAAAATTTTTATAAAAAGTTAAAAAAAGATTTAGAGATACTTCATACTTGGCAAGGTGAGATTAAAAATAGAGATAAATTTGGAAATACCTACTGGGTAAGATTGAAAATTTTCTCTATATATGATATTAAAAATAGGCATATTGGTTATAGTTCAATTAGAACAGATATTACAGATACAAAACAACTTGAAAAGATGAATAAACTTTTAAAAGAGGATTTATCAAATAGATTAAATGAGTTAAGACTTCTTGATAAAGATATAAAAGATGATGCAAAGATATCATTTTTATCAAAAATTATGGACTCTATCTCTCATCAGTGGCAACAGTCAATATCGAAAATATCTTATGAATTAGATAGAGCTAGCGATGAGAAAAATTTTGATGAGAATTCAATTGAAATTTTACAAAGTAGAGTAAAAAAAGAGCTTCATAATCTATCTTTTATATTAAATGATACAAAAAAAATATTTAACTTCTCAAGTGAGAGAAGAGCAAATTTAAGTTCAGTTTTAACTAGTATTAATCACAATTTAAAACAGAATCTTAAAAATTTAAATACAAATTTATCTTTTGATATTGATGAGAGTATTGATTTACAAATTAGCTCTTTTGAACTAAAATCTATTATTCAAAATATAATTTTATTTATATTAGATCAGATAAATACTTATGATATAAAAAAAGCAAATATAAAAATTTCTACAACAATAATTTTAGATGAGATTACAATTAAAATTACTGAAGATATTGAAAATGAAGCTAAAAGGGAGTTTCTTGATGATATTTTAAATAAGATAGATGATACTTATTTAGATTCACAAATACATTTGGCAAAGCTGTTAATTGATAAAAATAGAGCTATTTTTTGGTGTAAAAATAGTGAAAAAGAGACAACATATTATATAAAAATTAAAAAAGCGAAATAA